The genomic segment AACTGGTCACCTGTGCGCTGAACGACATCCCGATCAAGATCGCCGTGATCAACAACAATGTGCTGGGCATGGTGCGCCAGTGGCAGACGCTCTTCTTCGACCAGCGCTACTCGCACACGGACCTCAACTCCGAGCGGATCCCGGACTTCCCGAAGCTGGCCGAGGCGATGGGCTGCGTCGGCCTGCGCGCAGAGACCCCGGAGGAGGTCGACGAGGTGATCAAGAAGGCGCTGAGCATCAACGACGGCCCCGTCGTGGTGGAATTCGTCGTCGAGAAGGACGCCATGGTGTGGCCGATGGTGGCCGCTGGAACCGGCAATGACGACATCAAGATTGCCCGCGACATGGCACCCGAATGGGAAGAGGAAGCACTGTGACAAGCACCCACACCCTCAGCGTCCTGGTCAGCAATGCCCCCGGTGTGCTGGCTCGCACCGCGGCGCTGTTCAGCCGCCGCGGCTTCAACATCGCCTCGCTGGCCGTCGGCCCCACCGAGAACGAGTACCTCTCCCGGATGACCGTCGTGGCCGAGGTGGACGACGCCTTCGTGCTGGAACAGCTCGTGAAGCAGCTCAACAAGCTGATCGAGGTGATCAAGGTCGTCGAGCTGGAGCAGGCCGCCGTCAAGCGTGAGCTGATGCTGGTCAAGGTCCGTTCCGACATGGGCAATCGCAGTCAGGTCATCGACACCGTCAGTCTGTTCCGTGGGAAGGCCGTCGACGTCGGTCCGGACTCCATTACGGTGGAGGCCACGGGAAGTCCCGAGAAGCTGCAGGCGATGCTGGAGATGCTGAAGCCCTTCGGCGTGATCGAGCTGGTCCAGTCCGGCCAGGTGGCGCTGGGGCGGGGCAGCCGCACCATCACCGACAAGGCCCGTCCCTGACCAACCCACAATCCATTTCTTCCATCCGAGCAGTACCACCAACAAGGAGTTCGCACCCTCATGGCAAAGATGTACTACGACGACAACGCCGACCTGTCGATCATCCAGGGCCGCAGCGTCGCTGTGATCGGCT from the Luteococcus japonicus genome contains:
- the ilvN gene encoding acetolactate synthase small subunit, producing MGRGSTVTSTHTLSVLVSNAPGVLARTAALFSRRGFNIASLAVGPTENEYLSRMTVVAEVDDAFVLEQLVKQLNKLIEVIKVVELEQAAVKRELMLVKVRSDMGNRSQVIDTVSLFRGKAVDVGPDSITVEATGSPEKLQAMLEMLKPFGVIELVQSGQVALGRGSRTITDKARP